Proteins co-encoded in one Nitrospirota bacterium genomic window:
- a CDS encoding acetate/propionate family kinase, with the protein MSPSHGFILTINGGSSSLKCSLFQVAPPLTRVVSCLADRIGFPEATLTLTDVASGNSERRTIQAAHHKDCVDPLIAWLKQKITITDLVAIGHRVVHGGQRYREPQRLTPEIMGELRRLSPYDPEHLPAEIELIETFGARYPALPQVACFDTAFHRDMPRVARLLPIPRRYEATGVQRYGFHGLSYAYLMEELRRLAPHEAQGLVILAHLGNGASMAAVRGGKSIDTSMGFTPTAGLPMSTRSGDLDPGLVSYLSRTEGMTVEQFHTMVNQQSGLLGVSETSSDLRDLLASESHDSRAAEAVALFCYQAKKWIGSFAAALGGLDTLVFSGGIGENSSVIRSRICEGLEFLGVAVDEASNRAGASVISKEGSGVTVRMIPTDEESQIARSVLQLLDET; encoded by the coding sequence ATGAGCCCCTCACATGGTTTCATCTTGACCATCAATGGCGGATCGTCGAGCCTCAAGTGTTCGCTCTTCCAAGTTGCTCCTCCTCTCACTCGTGTGGTGTCCTGCCTGGCCGATCGAATCGGGTTTCCGGAGGCAACGCTGACCCTTACGGACGTGGCCAGCGGTAACAGCGAGCGCAGGACGATCCAGGCCGCGCATCACAAGGATTGTGTCGATCCGCTCATCGCCTGGCTGAAGCAGAAGATCACGATCACAGACCTTGTGGCCATCGGGCATCGCGTGGTGCACGGAGGACAACGTTATCGCGAGCCGCAGCGCCTCACTCCGGAAATCATGGGTGAACTGCGCCGGCTCAGTCCCTACGATCCGGAACATCTGCCTGCCGAGATCGAGCTGATCGAGACGTTTGGCGCGCGCTATCCAGCGCTCCCGCAAGTCGCTTGCTTCGACACTGCCTTTCACCGCGACATGCCGCGTGTCGCACGTCTCTTGCCCATTCCCAGACGATACGAGGCCACCGGTGTGCAGCGCTATGGGTTTCACGGCCTGTCCTATGCCTACTTGATGGAGGAACTCAGGCGTCTTGCGCCTCATGAGGCGCAGGGTCTGGTCATCCTGGCTCATCTAGGAAATGGGGCGAGCATGGCGGCGGTGCGCGGGGGCAAGAGCATTGATACGAGCATGGGATTTACGCCCACAGCGGGGTTGCCGATGAGCACTCGTTCAGGCGATCTCGACCCGGGGCTCGTGTCCTATTTGTCGAGAACGGAAGGCATGACCGTGGAGCAGTTCCATACGATGGTCAATCAGCAATCGGGGTTGCTTGGGGTCTCGGAGACCAGTTCAGACCTGCGGGACCTCTTGGCCAGTGAAAGCCACGATTCACGTGCGGCTGAAGCCGTGGCACTCTTCTGCTACCAGGCCAAGAAGTGGATCGGCTCATTTGCCGCTGCCTTGGGCGGGCTTGATACGCTGGTTTTCAGCGGCGGTATCGGTGAGAACTCGTCGGTTATCCGATCGCGCATCTGTGAGGGACTGGAGTTCCTCGGCGTCGCAGTGGATGAGGCTTCCAACAGAGCGGGCGCCTCAGTCATTTCGAAGGAGGGCAGCGGCGTCACCGTTCGTATGATCCCTACGGATGAAGAAAGTCAGATTGCCCGTTCCGTCCTTCAACTGCTGGACGAGACGTAG